CATAATTGAAATAATGTTATTCTTTTGTAGGGCTAATTGTTAGCTAATTAATCTTTGATTTCAAAAAGTTCCCTTTGTCAAATTAATTATCTGGACATTAAAATTAATTATAAAAAATCTTGTTCTTAATTCATAAGGCTCTACGAATTAATAGCAAGATTGACATGGTTAATCGTTATCAACATTTATAAAAGTGTCTTGGTCAACGGGAATACTCTCTTCATACATAATGGGATCCCCATATAAATCTAAGGCAATTGTTTCAAAACTTATTAATGACTGGGCTTGAGTCAGTTTATCAAACAAGGGCATTTCCGCCAAATATTCCTGGGCCATTTCATTCAGTTCGTTAGTTAACACTGGCAATGATTTATGTTGTAATAAACTAAACGATGATAATAAACTACGATATTCTAAACTATTTTTTGCCCCGGGACCATTTGCTTTTAAAAACTCATCTAATACATCTTGTTTTTGTTGTTTAATTTCCTGAAATTTTTCTTCGGAAATATAGTGTTTTTGAATAAACGCATCCTTATCAGTTGTTCATTCATTTAAAAACAAGATCCGGTGTAAATCTCGTTCAAAACATTCAAATTTAAACTTATCATCGGGATCTGGTTTATCATAATCGAATCAATAATTTTTAATTAAATATTCTTGATGGTCACGAGCAGTAAACTTAATTCCCTGACCTTTTTGATACCAATATTTTAGAATATCTAAGTATTTAATTTCACAAAACTGGTTATTTTGATTAAAACATTTTACTTGATATTTATTAAAATCATAAGTTAGCATTTATTCTTCCATTCCTCTTCTACTATTTCCCAATAATTCAATTTCACTAGCTAAGCCCCGAATTCGATCAACAATCCGTAAAGCTTTAATTTGGTTCGTGGCACTATCATGTAAATCATTTTTAATATTACCATATAATAATATTAATTTTGTTAAATTAAAGTTTGATGTAAAAAACACCGGTTTATTCTGACTAATCCGATCATTTAAAATCCGAAATAATAAATCATCACGCACTCAAGCTGAGACACTTTCACCACCAATGTCATCTAAAAATAAAACATCAGAGCTTAACAACTTCTCGACTAGAGAAGAATCATTGACAGATAAATTAAAGGATGCTTTGACTTTATTAATTAAATTAATAACTGAAATAAAAGCAATTTTTTTACCATTATTAGCAAGCGTATTTGCCAAACGAATTGCCAAATAAGTTTTACCAACCCCTGGATTACCATAAATATATAATCCCTTTTTACGGGTTCCTTTTACAAATTTAATCATTTGCTCAACAATTTTTTTTAGATTTTTAAAATTAAGATCCTGGTCAACATCGTTCAATCGTAATTTAAATAATTCATCACTAAAGTCATAAACTAGATAGTTATTTTTTACCCGGTGGAGTTCATTATAAGCAATCCGGTGGTTACATTCAACCCGGGTTAAAACTAGCATATTATTTTCATAAATAAAATAATATTTATAACCTTGAAAGGACTGAGGGCAAAGTGCTAAATTGGGATTATATTCACAAAGGTGGTAGTTATCAAGATATTCAATAAAAAGTTCTTGAAACTGTTGTCAGTGTTTTTGGTCAAAGTTAATATCTTTTAAATTTTGAATTAACTCTGCATTTGCTCTAATTTTTGCTAATAATCCTGCTTGTCCCATGATTCCCTAACCTAATTCCTATAAATTTTTTAATTCCTCAATTAATTGCTTATCATCAATTTTTTCCCCTGAAAAATCTGGTTTTGATTGTTCATATAATTGTACATATTCTAAATTTTTGATCTCACTTGCCTTTAAATCTTGGTTAAAACTACGGGTTACTTGACTATTTGTTTTAATCGCATTTTTGGTTGTTTTTGCCCGTTGACTTTTAACATATGCTTCTTTCAAATGATCCATTGCTTTTTTAACCGTTGTAATTTTTAACTGGTTAAAGGTATTTGCAATTTTTTCACAATAACTTCGTTCAATTCGTTTATTATTCTTAAATCAGACATATTCAATTAAGCAATTAACAACACCATTTTTTAATTGATAATTCAAAATTAAATCCCGAATAATATCAATTTCAATCGGTGTTGGTCGAACATTATCTCGTAATAATGTTAAATATTCAATTGGATCAATTGTGGCCATTTCCTTGATTTTAGCTTCTTTCATACTTGATGGGCTAACAACATTTTCTTCATCAATAATTAAGTTTAACTGTTCGCCGTTAACTTGTTTTTTCAAAGTTTCTTTTTGATAAAAATCTGATAATAACATTTGGAATTTATGATAACTAAAAATTCTTGTTTTATTTTCAACACTGATTGCTTGATAAATAAAATTAGCAATATCTTTTGTTAAAATATGATAATAATTTACTAATTGGACAATCTTGTCTTTGTAAGGCAAATATAATTTACTATTGGCGTTTTTACCAGCTAAATACTTATCAATATAAATAAAATCAATGTTTAACAAAAGATTAGGATTTTGCAAGACTGTTGATTCACTAGTAATATCAATATATTTATCATTTTTTAAAAACTTATCCTTAATTAATAAGAAATTCTGATGTCCTAATTTATCCGATAAATAACTACATAATACCGGATTTGAAAAGAAAGCATCAGGGGTAATCGGAAGCTGGGGTTTTAAAATATAATGGGTTCCCTTTTCCCGCTTTAAAACTTTCAATAAGCCAATTGTTTCCAATTGATGTTTTGCTTTAATTAATTCATCATATGTCATTTGTAAGATTGCTAAGAAATGTTCTGAGCCATACTTAGTGTTGATATCTAATTCAATGTCATCATATACTAACATTAAATACAGGGCATGAGCCTGGTGCCCAATAATTGGACGATACAAATATAATACAATTAAACGATCATAATTTGTTAAGTCATAGTCTCGTTTTACTAAATACGTAACTTCTGATTCTATCTTCATACTCTTAAATTCTCCACTATTCTGTTAATTTCACTTATTTAATATTTTAATGACACATTTTATAAATTAATTCACAATCCATTCTAATCTTACAAATTAATTAAAAAAGTGTAAACATTAAATTAACAATTTTATTTTATTTGTGACTTATCCACATCTAAAAAAAGAATATTATGAGTATTTATGAGATATTTTTAAGTTTTACACATATCAACAATTTTTAACTATTGTTGATTTAACTTTTGTTTTCGGAAATTAAAGTAGTTTAAATTAAGTTCTCCTGTCCGAATCACCCATAAATCTAAGTTATGACGAAGCATAATTAGTTTGTACATTACCACAAATGATGATAAGGTAATTGGTAAGTAAATTACCATTTCAATTGGCATTTTAATTAATTTCGCTTGGAAAATTGGTCAGGAAATAATTTGAGTTCAACCAATTGCATATAATCATAAGGTATTTAATCCAAATGAAATTAAACTAAAAGTTAAAATATATAAAATAACTGCTTTTCAATATCATGCTTTATTACTACGGAAAATAAACACTAAACTACCCATAAAGCCATATAAAACAACATTAAAAGTAAATCCTAAATGAAAACTTCCCGCAATATTAATTAATGATCCAATTAAATCGGCAGCAATTCCTGATAAAACCCCCATAAAAGGACCAAATAACATTCCAATTACAAAAATTAAAAAGTTACCAAGTGCTAATTTAATAACCCCCACTCCGGCAATTGAAATATTATACCCAATAAAATTAGTTAATACTGTTGATAACGCTACTAGCATACTACTTACGGTAATTATTAAAATATTAATTTTCCGAATATTTTTACGATCTAATCAACTAGCAAGGCCTAAAAAAGTAGCAATCAAAACTCCCGACCCAAAACTTGTTAAAATATAAAACATTATTTTCACGTCCTTTCTAAATAAAAACTATAAACAAGCGGAATAAAATATAATGATCCACAAACCAAAATATTTTTATCCTGATTTTGAATAATAAATTTTTTTCAATTATAAACTTTATTATTAAAATTAACATCTTTAAGATTTCAGGCCAACGGATGCTTAAATGTTGTAATATATAGTTTACTATTAAAGTGGTTTTTTAGTAATTTTAAATTTTCAAGATAATTTTTTTTACTAGAAGAAGCAAATAAAACAAGCGTTTCTTTATCATTATCAATATCTAAAATATCAAATGTTTGAATTAAGGCGTTAATTCCCTCCGGATTATGTGCACCATCAATAATAAAATAAGGATTTTTATTTAAGATTGTAAACCGTCCTAATAACGGAATAATTTTAAAAATTTCATAATTAATTGTTAATTTTAGAAACTCCATAATTTTAATGACTAGCCCAACATTATATTGTTGATAGTAATTAATTGCTTTCAAATATTTATCACTAATAATAATTTGTTCCTTATTAACATATTTACTAATAGTTTTTAAATATTTTTTACAACTATTAGAAATAATTAAGGGGTTATTATTTTTAACAATTTTAACTTTATTAGTAATAATTTCTTCAAGCGTGGTTCCTAATACTTCGGTATGGTCAAAACCAATTGATGTTAACGCCACTAATAATTGGTTCGCAAACACATTTGTAGCATCACGGACCCCACCAATGCCTGCTTCAATAATCGCAATTTTAACATCTTTTTCAATAAAATAAAGAATTGCCAATAATGTTCAAATTTCAAAAAAAGTTAAGTGGTATGCTTGAACATCGGGGTGAATCTTTTTTAGTAATCTTTTTAAATCATCATCACTAATATAATCATTATTAACTTTAATTCGCTCATTATGATTTAAAAACGCAGGGGATGTGAAAAGACCCACTTGTTCATAATGAGGAATTAGTTGCTTTTGTAAATAATTCGAAGTAGAACCCTTTCCATTGGTTCCAACTACATTAATTACCTTAATTTTATTTTGAATATTATCATATTTTTCAGATAGTAACTTACTGAGCTGGTATTCATCTTGAAACGGTTGCGCTTTAACAATTTTCTTCTGTACTTTCATTTTCTCTCTTACTTCTCCAACATTTTTTTCAAATACTTCGCGGTATAACTAACATCAGTTTTTTTGGCAAATTGTTCGGGTGTTCCAGTGGCCACAATTTGGCCACCCCCGACCCCGCCGTTTGGTCCTAAATCAATAATATAATCAGCAACTTTAATAACATCTAAATTATGTTCAATCGTAATAACCGTATCACCATTATCGACAATTCGGTTTAAAACTTTTAATAATCTTTTAACATCATCAATATGTAAACCAGTAGTTGGTTCATCTAATAGAAATAATGTTTTTCCAGTTGCTCTTTTTAATAAAAAGGTTGATAATTTTACCCGCTGGGCTTCCCCTCCGGATAATTCTGTTGCTGATTGACCTAATTTAATATACCCTAAACCAACTTCTTGCATTGTGGTTAATTTTTGTTTAATTTTTGGTTGCTTTTCAAAAAAGACACATGCTTGGTCAACGGTCATTTCCAACACATCATAAATATTTTTTTCTTTGTATTTTACCATTAAAGTTTCATCATTGTAACGTTTTCCTTCACAAACTTCACATTGAACAAAAACTGTCGGTAAAAAATGCATTGAAATTTTAATAATACCATCCCCTTGGCAATTTTCACAACGACCACCGGGAACATTAAATGAAAATCGTCCTTTTAAATAACCACGGGCTTTGGCTTCCGGTGTCCCGGCAAATAAATCCCGAATATCATCAAAAACAGAAGTATAAGTGGCCGGGTTACTACGGGGGGTTTTCCCAATTGGATCTTGCGAAATATTAATAACTTTATCAATATTATCAATTCCTACAATTTTATCATGGGCACCTGGGCGTTCAGTTAAATTACCAAGGTTCTTTTTAATTCCTTTTCATAAAATTTCATTCATTAAGGTTGATTTCCCGCTTCCCGAGACACCAGTTAAACAAATAAATTTATTTAAAGGAATTATCACATTAATATTTTTTAAATTATTTTCCCGGGCTCCTTTAATTTCCAAAGTTAAGCCATTCCCCCCACGACGGGTTTTCGGAACTTCAATGGTTTCTTCCCCTTTTAAATATTTCCCAGTAATTGATTGAGGATTAGCCATAATATCATCGACGGTTCCAATAGCAACTACTTCCCCACCATTAATTCCGGCCGCGGGACCAATATCAACAATATAGTCACTAGCCATGATAGTATCTTCATCATGTTCAACGACAATTAATGTATTTCCTAAATCACGTAGACTTTTTAAAGTATCAATTAGCATATCATTATCACGTTGGTGTAAACCAATTGAAGGCTCATCCAATACATATAAAACTCCCGTTAGTTGACTTCCAATTTGGGTTGCTAAACGAATTCGTTGGGCTTCTCCTCCCGATAAAGTTTGGGCATTTCTTGATAATGTTAAATAGCTAAGTCCAACACGGTTCAAGAAATCAAGACGGTTAACTAATTCATTAATAATTAGCCGGGCAATTTCTTGTTGTGTTTCGGTTAAACTTAGGTTTAAAACAAATTGTAGCTCATCTTCAACTGATAAATCAGTAAAATCAGCAATATTTAAATTATTGATTTTAACCGC
The sequence above is drawn from the Spiroplasma eriocheiris genome and encodes:
- the uvrA gene encoding excinuclease ABC subunit UvrA, encoding MSKDKIIVKGARENNLKNINVEIPKNKLVVFTGLSGSGKSSLAFNTIYAEGRRRYIESLSSYARQFLGGNEKPDVDAIEGLSPAISIDQKTTSHNPRSTVGTVTEIYDYLRLLYARVGTPYCINGHGVIKSVTIKEIINNLKQQVKVEDKLMILSPIVRDKKGSFKDLFLRLKQESFLRVKVNDEIKSLDDEIELDKNKRQNIDIVIDRIVFRDNEDMISRIHDAIEIALKYGDSLVKIDLLDHNKELLFSTNYSCSICGFVIPELEPRLFSFNSPTGACYECKGLGVKLEVDEELLIPNRRLTILQGGIVYLKNIVNTTNIEWQKFKVLANHYHIPLDQPIEDLPREQLQYLIRGSDEPIEYNIRTASGNTMRGYDYIEGIGQLIERRYTETTSESAREYYKQFMADKKCTTCQGKRLNELPLAVKINNLNIADFTDLSVEDELQFVLNLSLTETQQEIARLIINELVNRLDFLNRVGLSYLTLSRNAQTLSGGEAQRIRLATQIGSQLTGVLYVLDEPSIGLHQRDNDMLIDTLKSLRDLGNTLIVVEHDEDTIMASDYIVDIGPAAGINGGEVVAIGTVDDIMANPQSITGKYLKGEETIEVPKTRRGGNGLTLEIKGARENNLKNINVIIPLNKFICLTGVSGSGKSTLMNEILWKGIKKNLGNLTERPGAHDKIVGIDNIDKVINISQDPIGKTPRSNPATYTSVFDDIRDLFAGTPEAKARGYLKGRFSFNVPGGRCENCQGDGIIKISMHFLPTVFVQCEVCEGKRYNDETLMVKYKEKNIYDVLEMTVDQACVFFEKQPKIKQKLTTMQEVGLGYIKLGQSATELSGGEAQRVKLSTFLLKRATGKTLFLLDEPTTGLHIDDVKRLLKVLNRIVDNGDTVITIEHNLDVIKVADYIIDLGPNGGVGGGQIVATGTPEQFAKKTDVSYTAKYLKKMLEK
- a CDS encoding folate family ECF transporter S component — its product is MFYILTSFGSGVLIATFLGLASWLDRKNIRKINILIITVSSMLVALSTVLTNFIGYNISIAGVGVIKLALGNFLIFVIGMLFGPFMGVLSGIAADLIGSLINIAGSFHLGFTFNVVLYGFMGSLVFIFRSNKAWYWKAVILYILTFSLISFGLNTLWLYAIGWTQIISWPIFQAKLIKMPIEMVIYLPITLSSFVVMYKLIMLRHNLDLWVIRTGELNLNYFNFRKQKLNQQ
- a CDS encoding bifunctional folylpolyglutamate synthase/dihydrofolate synthase, whose product is MKVQKKIVKAQPFQDEYQLSKLLSEKYDNIQNKIKVINVVGTNGKGSTSNYLQKQLIPHYEQVGLFTSPAFLNHNERIKVNNDYISDDDLKRLLKKIHPDVQAYHLTFFEIWTLLAILYFIEKDVKIAIIEAGIGGVRDATNVFANQLLVALTSIGFDHTEVLGTTLEEIITNKVKIVKNNNPLIISNSCKKYLKTISKYVNKEQIIISDKYLKAINYYQQYNVGLVIKIMEFLKLTINYEIFKIIPLLGRFTILNKNPYFIIDGAHNPEGINALIQTFDILDIDNDKETLVLFASSSKKNYLENLKLLKNHFNSKLYITTFKHPLAWNLKDVNFNNKVYNWKKFIIQNQDKNILVCGSLYFIPLVYSFYLERTWK
- a CDS encoding ATP-binding protein; this translates as MGQAGLLAKIRANAELIQNLKDINFDQKHWQQFQELFIEYLDNYHLCEYNPNLALCPQSFQGYKYYFIYENNMLVLTRVECNHRIAYNELHRVKNNYLVYDFSDELFKLRLNDVDQDLNFKNLKKIVEQMIKFVKGTRKKGLYIYGNPGVGKTYLAIRLANTLANNGKKIAFISVINLINKVKASFNLSVNDSSLVEKLLSSDVLFLDDIGGESVSAWVRDDLLFRILNDRISQNKPVFFTSNFNLTKLILLYGNIKNDLHDSATNQIKALRIVDRIRGLASEIELLGNSRRGMEE
- a CDS encoding DnaD domain protein, coding for MKIESEVTYLVKRDYDLTNYDRLIVLYLYRPIIGHQAHALYLMLVYDDIELDINTKYGSEHFLAILQMTYDELIKAKHQLETIGLLKVLKREKGTHYILKPQLPITPDAFFSNPVLCSYLSDKLGHQNFLLIKDKFLKNDKYIDITSESTVLQNPNLLLNIDFIYIDKYLAGKNANSKLYLPYKDKIVQLVNYYHILTKDIANFIYQAISVENKTRIFSYHKFQMLLSDFYQKETLKKQVNGEQLNLIIDEENVVSPSSMKEAKIKEMATIDPIEYLTLLRDNVRPTPIEIDIIRDLILNYQLKNGVVNCLIEYVWFKNNKRIERSYCEKIANTFNQLKITTVKKAMDHLKEAYVKSQRAKTTKNAIKTNSQVTRSFNQDLKASEIKNLEYVQLYEQSKPDFSGEKIDDKQLIEELKNL